The sequence below is a genomic window from Acomys russatus chromosome 6, mAcoRus1.1, whole genome shotgun sequence.
cacacacacataagataaacCATTTTtatagtttacttttattttatgttcattgatgctttgcctgcatgtatgtctgtgcgagggtgttggatcctgcagtcacagacagttgtgggctgccatgtgggtgctgggaatttaatccGGGTCCAATTGGAAGAGaaatcaatgctcttaactgctgagccacctctccaacctaCAATAAACAAGTTTTTAAGGGCAGGCTAGGCAGCCTGTGGAGAGTCAGCCAGTCGTCAGagctcctctgtggcctctgcttggGCTGCTGCATCCCTGACTTCCTGCAATGAGGAACTGTGATCAGGAGATatgagccaaacaaaccctttcctcctcacgaTGCTTCTGGTTatgatgtttatcacagtgatagaaagcaaAGTAGAACAAGAATTGGTACCAGAAGTAGTAGGGCATTGCTGTGAATGGTCTGGCTGTGTTGGAGGGGTGCATGAAGAAAGATGTGGGGGCTTTGAGCTAGGAAAGctcctgagtgctcagagctTAATGATTAGGGAAGGTCAGAAGATAATggtagggagctggagagatggctcagaggttaagagcactggctgctcttccaaacgtcctgagttcaattcccagcaaccacatggtggctcagagccatctataatgtaatctggtgtcctcttctggcctgcaggtgaaacactgtatgcataataatcaataaatcttttttaaaaatgatgctaATGGTGAGAGCAGTGCAGATCATGGAGGCCTTGTGGAATtatagagaaaagcaaagactATCAGAACCGTTCCTGTGATGTTTTTGTTAAGAATCTGTAGTTTCTGGTTAGCTGAGCCTAAAGAGTACATtatgattaacaagagaccaatGTCACTGATTTGGGTGGCACAAAAGCTGCAGAACTGAAGACGTGATATAGAGAGGCTGAGATTTGGCACCAGGTGTCAAGGTTGGAGCCCCTGAAGGGAGTCCAGGAGATGCCATTGGTAAAGGTGCCACCTCATccagactggcctgcctctgcctcctaagagctgggactaaaggcatgtaccaccacagctgACCTGCTTTCATGGATTCCAAAGCCTTCTGACTTCTTCATGTACCAGGCATGCTCATGGTATACATACGTGCAGGCATAAAATAAAgctaagaacaaaaaataaagttattctctctctctctctctctcctctctactcgCTCTCCTCtccgctcgctctctctctctctctctctctctctctctctctctgtgtgtgtgtgtgtgtgtgtgtgtgtgtgtgtgtgtgtgtgtgtaaccggGTATgatggcttgaataagaatgacccccaaGCTGGTTAtagtgcccgcctttaatcccagcactctggaggcagaggcaggcagaccgctatgagttcgaggccagcttggtctacaaagtgagtccaagacagccagggctaccacagagaaaccctgtcttgaaaaacaaaacaaaacaacaacaacaaaaagaatgtccccctaccccccatgggctcatatatttaaatgcgcAGTCACGATGGAGTGGCAACTACTTAAGAAGGATCAGGCcttatggccttgttggagtaggtgtggccttgtggaggaagtgtgtcacggcGGAAGGGACTTAAagttcaaaagcccaagccagtcccagtgttgttctctctcttcctgctgcctgtggatctagatGTACAACcctcagccacttctccagcctcagGTCTGCCTTCATGTGcctatgcttcccaccatgatagcaatggactaaacttctgaaactgtaagcaagtaccaattaaatgctttcttttctaagagttgccttggtcacggtgtctcttcacagcagcagaacagtaactaagacacttggACAATATGCAGCTTtggcatgcaccactgtacctggcttatactatggtttttttaaattgtgttattaGTAGAGATATTAGGGATAAATCAGAAAGGAAATGTTACTGGTGTAATAGTAACAAGGGATCAAATgcgctggttagtttttgtcacctTGATATAAGCTAGCGTAATCTGGAAAGAGGgtgtcaattgagaaaatgctttcatcaGATTGCCTATAAGCCGTCTAAGGGACATTTTGTTgtttaatgattaatgtgggagggcccatcctattgtgggtagtgccacccctgggcacaTGGTCctaggttatataagaaagccGGCTGAGCAATCTATAGCAGGCAAGCCAGTAAGTGGCACTCCTCtgtggcttcagttcctgcctccaggtttctgtcttGACCTCCAACCCTGGCTTTGCTCAAGAGACTATAAAgtggaagctgaaataaaccccctCTTCCCCAAGGTGATTTTTTCCTCAATATTTATCACACCTATAGAAGGCAAATTAGGGCAGTACAcaatttcaaaagcccacagagAATTGAAAACAGTGTCCATATATATCAGCATGGCAACAGCAGGGTTCAACCAAGTATGGGAACCCTCTGATTACCAGGTCTTTCTTGTGTAATCACACAGGTCACAACCCACGAGCCCAACTCTAGGAAAAGTTTCCAAAACAAGCCCAACTACCTCTACTTAGAGGTCTCGAGaggctctttgtgtgtgtgtgtgtgtgtgtgtgtgtgtgtgtgtgtgtgtgcgcgcgcgcgcgcgcgcacacgcgtgcgcgcaccatccattttgttttgtgagcATTTTTGCTATTGTTACATTCCTTCATTTGGGAAGTGGTACACAGATGCCACTGAGCACTtacaaaggtcagaggacaacttgcaggggccaattctttccttccaccatgtggatcccagggatcaaaGAGGTCAGCatgcttgacagcaagtgcctttacctaatGAGTCATTACACCAGccccaccttggttttttgagacaatctcactGGACTGGAATTCACCAACTAGGCTATACAGCCCGGCTCTTTGGCTACTTTAGTGAGTTCTTAGATCTACCACCCTTCTCTACCCCAATACTTTCCAACTCCCCAACAGTAGATAGGCAAGAAAGGTTATGTCATAGctctttttagactacttcctgctgattaggggcatcgaaTTCCTTGGGGCAAGTGCAACCTTCGTAGTCagaatatctccaaccagcaacaaGCAATCCAGCGACTCAGCaacccaacaacagcaaaagcagctacaggaaccagcaacagcaggggcagcagcacgGGAACAGCAGCCACCGCAGGCCCACTGGGGGCTCTTgaatttataccctctcaagagtcccccaaactccaaacataaactatctgcagctgacaaaaatCACGTCCCTCCTAGAGcacgagacaaatcatagtcacaggctatggacaaactgaagcagccccatatcccacacctggaattaaaaaaaatttttttttcatataacataactgggttgggttttttttttttttcttttttctttctttcagtttattttgatttttcgagacagagtttaactgtgtagccttggctgtcctggactcactttgtagaccaggccacagagatccacctgtctctgcctcccgagtgctaggattaaaggcgtgcaccacacccTGGCcccataactgggtttttaaagaaaccaacattCTCACTACAAAGCTAGGCGTCAAGCCCCAGGGCTCCACCTGTCTCCTTCGCCTCGGCATTGGGATAACAACCATGTCCCACAGTGCCTTTTTAGAAATGTAGGTTCTAGGACTTAAACTCAGATCCTTATAAGTACTTTACTGACTTAGCCACCTTGCCAGCACCTAGAGTTCACTTTTATTCATATCTCAGTCATCCCAGGTAAGGAAGTAGGACCTCTATTAGCCTTCTGCCTAAATTCTTAATTAAATTACTGCAGCTTTTTGGTTTTATGATGGGTGCTTCTCCTGTCTCCTAACCTTATCttctctggctcagctcagcttcccGGGGTCAAAGGTCAACAactgtcttctcttctcactctgcTAGCCCAATTCACCTTCAACTGTCTCTTATTCTCACTCTGTTAAACCTCTTGTCTTCTTCTCCCTAGCCCTACtcgctcttctttcttcctcactgTCGTCTCTGACCATTCTCTTCTGCCAGCTGTATGCCTACTCCCCGTTCCCACACCCAGATCTCAGCCTGCGCTGGCTTTTaatcctctcctgctcccagaaTTCCAAGAGGCAACTGACAGTGAAGGGCTTAGGATCctttaaagggccaggcacacaAGATAAATCATACTACAGACTACTGAGGTCTactgaggtcttttttttttttttttttttttttttttttccctttttctttttttcgagatagagtttctctgtgtagccttggctgtcctgaagctcactctgtaaatcaggctggcctcaaactcagagatcagtctgcctctgcctccctgctgagattaaaggcgtgtgccaccactgcctgacttacTGAAGTCTTTTTAAGACAAATTTCTAGGGCTATAGAGAGGGCTAGGAGGGTAAGAGCACATACACTCTTGCATTTGCAAAGGATTCAGCTTCAAGTCCTAGTACCCAACGTGTCAGTTCACAacagcctataactccagtcccatctCTGTCCTCTCATCTCTGTGGATCCTAGGCATAtggatttacaaaaaaaaaaaaaaaaaaaaatcaataaatatttttttaaaaaagatagagaATTCTTTGGGAGCATGGTATAATTGTTACCGCTATTCTTTCACTATTCATATACTGCATGTAAAAAAGCGTGCTGTGtctccctctttgtctctcaGTTTATCTAGGATCCATGTAAAGAAGAGGGCTGTAGACTTAGCCTAAAGCTCACCAATAAGAAAAACCTCCATGGGCCTGCTAAGTACCAGATTTTGATGAGTCATAAGGTCCCCACCTACAGTAGTACCTCCCAATCTGCCACCAACCAACACCTCAGGCATGCTAGGACACCCTCCCCCCGAACCCAAGGTCTTTGCCCTGAGTCCAGAGTCTGCATCCTACCTACATATGGCACGGAGAGTACCTGGAGGCCACATGCAAGAGACATTCCTTGGTTTCCAGGTACTGAGAACCATAATCCCTAATTCCTGAGATCACAAGGAGAGCGGGGTCAGCGTGGAGGCTTGGGGAGAGGTGGCCCTCAGCAGATTTTGTGGCCTGCATGTGGCATGCTGCCTAAGAGAAACAGGTAGGTAATTTGTTGGAGGCCggagactggggtgggggtggggggtcccaTGTAAGGTAGGTAGTCTTGGGAAGAGATTCTgcggaagagaaagaagagagtcaAGTGTGGTCCAGAGCTGATTATCTTCTTCTCCCTGAGTCAGGAGACCATGACAGCTACTCTACCGCTTGAGATCATGGCCGATGGAGAGGACTATGAACTGAGgaattgtgtggtgtgtggagacCGAGCCACGGGCTATCATTTTCATGCCATGACCTGTGAAGGCTGCAAGGGCTTTTTCAGGTGAATGCTTCCTCCCCAACAGAAACAACCCCCATAACTCCTATCAGTCAACCTTTAAACACTGGCGTATCTCCAAGTTTATCAGGCTCTCCTACCCTCGCAGCTAAGCTCAACTGCCCTCTGTCTAGCGCCCTTAATCCTGCTGACTACAACACTGTATGAAACTGGTGACTTCATGACAAAGCAGGCTGACCATTTGTCCTAGAGACACAGCCTATTCGTCAGGGGCACTTGCTTAGTACACACTACCTGCAGAGTACCAAGTTAGTACCACATAGGGAGGGTTCCCGAGTGGCCCCGGGTTCCCATGAAAGTGCTCCAAGTACCTCCAAAGACCGTTGGGCCCCTGCTCAGATTAGCCTGTTGTTAAGTCAGTCTCTTAAGCCCTGTCCTTTCAGCTTCCTCTTACACCCACCTGTCTGCTCGCAGCCATCTCAAACCCTGCATGCAGAGCCTGTTTCTCTCTCACAGACGAACAGTGAGCAAAACCATTGGTCCCATCTGTCCATTTGCTGGAAGCTGTGAGGTCAGCAAGGCCCAGAGACGCCACTGTCCAGCCTGCAGGTTACGGAAGTGTCTAAATGCTGGCATGAGGAAAGACAGTGAGTTGAACCCTTTACCATCCCAGGAGTCCATCGCCTGGGCATCTCTGCTTGTTTGCATCCCTAATAGCTCAtggtccacagagcaagcagATCAAGCTTTTTGAAATGAATCAGATTAGGCTTCTGTTTTCAAAACTTCTagtctccctttttaaaaatatttatttttaacgtgtataagtgtttgcctgcacatatatgtctgtgcaccatgtgtgtgactggtacccacagagcccagaagagggtgtcggatcccctggaactagaattacagatggctgtgagttgccatgtggattcAGGGAATTTAACCCAAGTCCTTTGAAAGAtcagccagtgcctttaacccTGAGCCATTCCTCCAATCTCTCCCCCACGCCAATCTCTTTTAAGGTACATGATTTCATCCTCCTTCCGGCTTTGTCTCTTCATCCCCTTCGGTATGTTCCAGCCACACTGGCTCGGTGCTGTCTCTGAACACACCAAGCATACTCCTTTCTCATTTGCCATCCCTCCACCCGAAATGCCCGTCCCTAGAGAGCCACGTGGCTTGCCTCTTCTCTTGAGTACACAGTACCTGTCATCTCCTGGGTGCTTCTTGGCTATTCGTTGCTGCTTCCTCAATGCCAGGTAACTGTGCTGTGCTTCCCAACAGATGAGGCTGGTCTCCCACAACCTAAGTTGCCTGAGTCAGTCAGCTAAAAAAGTAGAGTCACACTTCAAAATCAAGGCCATCTCCCTCGCTCAGACTCTTGCTTTTCCTTATCGCATTACTTTCCAACGTGGTGCAGTAGAAAGGACACTGTAGAAGCCAAATGACCTTGACCAACCTGTATCCCTTATTTTATGACTCTGTAAGTGTTACGGGAGTCTgtgcttctggaaaaaaaaaaaaaaaaaaaactatgtgagTTAGAGTTGCTGTATCCAGCTAGGCCCAGAAGCTTTGAAATGGCAATGCCATGCAAATTCAAAGTGATGCTTTCAGTAGGAAGACCCTTCTGCAATGTTCCCAGGAAGCCAAGCATCTTAGACCCTTCCCACTTCATTCTccacccttcccttctttcccatgGTGCAGTTTTGTGCTGCAGTGTATCACAGATAAATGTGAGGTTGGCGGAAGTGTGCAGGGATTCCCCTGCCACCTGGAGACGCTAGGTCAGTGAAGTCCAAGAAAGCCTCAGaaactctcctttcttcctcagtcctcctttttttccccctccgagacagggtttctttgtgtagcctttggctgtcctggactcgctttgtaaaccaggctggcctcaaactcacagcgatctgcctgcctctgcctcccgagtgctgggattacaggcacacgccACATTCTCAGCTCTCAGTCCTTCCTTATATGGGGAGATTGAGTAGCCCCAACTCAAAGGCTGGCAGAAAGCTACTCTCTGCCGGTCTCAACAGCTCTCTTGCCTGGCACAGTGATACTGTCAGCAGAAGCTCTGGCACTGCGGCGAGCCAGGCAGGCACAGAGGCGGGCACAGAATGCATCGCTGCAGCTGAGTCAGGAGCAAAAAGAGCTAATCCAGACCCTACTGGGGGCCCACACCCGCCATGTGGGCCCCATGTTTGACCAGCTGGTGCAATTCAAGGTGAGAACTTACATGATTTGGCCTGGGTGCCTGAGGGAGAGGGTTATGTGTCATGCCCTAATAGTATGTGTCTCCAGAACCCCAGAGTGGGCAGGTTCCTTGGCGGATgaggggggtggcggggggggggggcacaggacAACGACCCAACCCTTCTCAGATAAGGCTGGTGAGGCCTAAAGGACAGCCGAGGCTGAGGCCTCTCACTCATGCTATAATTCCGCAGCCTCCAGCTTACCTGTTCATCCATCACCGTGCTTTCCCACCTCTGGTCCCCGCATTGCCTCTGCTCACACACTTTGCAGATATCAATACTTTCATGGTGCAGCAGATTATCAAGTTCACCAAGGAGCTGCCCCTCTTCCGGTGAGTAGCACACGGTCTTCCAGGAAGTAAGTGCTTCATAAATCCCACCAATCTCTGATTAAAACCGTGGATCCCTTATCCCTTAGCCTTTCTGAGCACTAGGTCTTACACGTTCAGCTTTTAAGTGTGTCAGTCAGGTCTTTTTGATGTACAGACTTAAATCTAAGGCAACCTTTGTTTCTACCCTAACAGGTCTCTCTCCATGGAGGACCAGATCTCCCTCCTCAAGGGAGCGGCTGTAGAAATACTGCATATCTCACTCAACACCACTTTCTGTCTTGAAACACAGACTTTCTGCTGTGGGCCTCTTTGCTATAAAATGGAAGACGCAGCCCTTGGTGAGATGGTAGAGGAGTACAGGGTATGTATCCTTGTGGTATGAGGCATGGCACAATGACCAGGAGGCTCCTAAGCCTGCCATCTCTCACAGTAGGGTTCCGGCACGAGTTTTTGGAGTCGATCATTCGCTTCCATACAACACTGAAACGACTGCGGCTCCAGGAGTCTGAGTACGTGCTCATGGTTGCCAtggctctcttctctcctggTGAGACTCGcgcaaaagtaaaaaaaaaaaaaaaaaaaaaaaaaaaaa
It includes:
- the Nr1i3 gene encoding nuclear receptor subfamily 1 group I member 3 isoform X3, which translates into the protein MTATLPLEIMADGEDYELRNCVVCGDRATGYHFHAMTCEGCKGFFRRTVSKTIGPICPFAGSCEVSKAQRRHCPACRLRKCLNAGMRKDMILSAEALALRRARQAQRRAQNASLQLSQEQKELIQTLLGAHTRHVGPMFDQLVQFKPPAYLFIHHRAFPPLVPALPLLTHFADINTFMVQQIIKFTKELPLFRSLSMEDQISLLKGAAVEILHISLNTTFCLETQTFCCGPLCYKMEDAALGFRHEFLESIIRFHTTLKRLRLQESEYVLMVAMALFSPDRPGVTRRREIDELQEAVALILYNHILGQQPRFQRRFLYAKLLGLLAELRSINNAYSYEVQRIQGLSAMMPLLGEICS
- the Nr1i3 gene encoding nuclear receptor subfamily 1 group I member 3 isoform X1, with the translated sequence MTATLPLEIMADGEDYELRNCVVCGDRATGYHFHAMTCEGCKGFFRRTVSKTIGPICPFAGSCEVSKAQRRHCPACRLRKCLNAGMRKDMILSAEALALRRARQAQRRAQNASLQLSQEQKELIQTLLGAHTRHVGPMFDQLVQFKPPAYLFIHHRAFPPLVPALPLLTHFADINTFMVQQIIKFTKELPLFRSLSMEDQISLLKGAAVEILHISLNTTFCLETQTFCCGPLCYKMEDAALVGFRHEFLESIIRFHTTLKRLRLQESEYVLMVAMALFSPDRPGVTRRREIDELQEAVALILYNHILGQQPRFQRR
- the Nr1i3 gene encoding nuclear receptor subfamily 1 group I member 3 isoform X2 codes for the protein MTATLPLEIMADGEDYELRNCVVCGDRATGYHFHAMTCEGCKGFFRRTVSKTIGPICPFAGSCEVSKAQRRHCPACRLRKCLNAGMRKDMILSAEALALRRARQAQRRAQNASLQLSQEQKELIQTLLGAHTRHVGPMFDQLVQFKPPAYLFIHHRAFPPLVPALPLLTHFADINTFMVQQIIKFTKELPLFRSLSMEDQISLLKGAAVEILHISLNTTFCLETQTFCCGPLCYKMEDAALVGFRHEFLESIIRFHTTLKRLRLQESEYVLMVAMALFSPDRPGVTRRREIDELQEAVALILYNHILGQQPRFQRRFLYAKLLGLLAELRSINNAYSYEVQRIQGLSAMMPLLGEICS